Within Anopheles nili chromosome 3, idAnoNiliSN_F5_01, whole genome shotgun sequence, the genomic segment TCAGCCAGACGTGATAAATCAACAGAGTCTGTCTTGTTTTCGTTCGAGTTTGAGTTTCTGTACCAACGGTATTGATTCCTCTTCGGCGTGCGATTGTTTCTCCATACGCCCTGATCGTAGTTCGTGTACCGCTGTTCTGTTTCATACGAGGGAAAATTGCCATTTctctgatgatgatgaggatgatgctCTGTTTCATACGGAAACGGATTGTAGACACTCGCTTGGCCAAACTGCGTCATTCCGTCGAGCAAGCTCAGGCGAACTGGATCAATCAGCTGGTCACACGTGTTCAGTATCAGACCGTTCGGGGGACAATTCGCATTGTTGGAACTCGAGAAATTATTACCTTGCTTATCAAACCGTCTCGTTCCTCCaaatgtgttcgttttttttcccaacagaTGCGCTGGCATTTCGAAACCCTTCCATGTGAATGCTTGTAATTTTTTGGATTTACTTAGCTCTTCGTATTCTTTCACGATCTGCGTGTAATCTGAGTGATCCATTGATGAGAATATATACTGAATTGCTTCGGCGATTTCATTCCGATGACTGGCACTGAGGACGGTCATTGAGTCTGCTTGTGAGCACCACTTCAATTGCGCCCTTAGAAAATTCATATGCTTCCTTCCTTCTCGCATGCCGTACTGTCCGAACAAAGCTATATTTAGTTTCCGTCGCCGGGTTTTACGTATTTTATCACTTAGGTCATTACTTGTTTCTTCGTATTGTTTTAACAACAAGTGCACATCAAGATTCGAAGACAACGGCTTCATATGATTCCTAATGAAGTGTTCCATTTTGTAGCATAAACGAGGCATATGATTGAGGTTCATCTTAATTTCCTTCTTGTCAGTAGCTGATTTATCTGTGCCTGTTAGGTAGCTTATCAGATCCGTGTGGAAACGATTTTGATCTTCTGGTATACCGGAGACGAGCACAATATTACCGATGGATTCGAAAGTAATATGCACTTTAACAGCAAATTTCTTACAGGCTTCGTTCATATATTCAGCGCCTTTGGGAGAGAGCAACACCTGAGCATGTGCTTTTGTAAGGAAAATTCTCGCATCGCACACTTTTGATATTGCAGGATCATCCGGTTTGCTCACTATTACGCCTTGCGGCGCATTTGTGTTGTTATCAAGAGGAATGAAACTGGCCGCTACATGGGTATCCTGTGCAATGTCTTCTGCAACTGGCGCAAGCTCTTTATCTGCAACGGGAGCACATTCATCTTCTGCAACAGGTGCGGAAagttctgtttcatttttctcattACCACCACTATGGACACCATCCACATCCGTTTCCTCTGTGAGGAACTCGGAAAAGCTATAGTTGgagttttcttccaccactgACACATTGCAGGGCTGCTTAATGAGGTTTTCATCGTTACTCTGTTGAACATTGTTCGATGTTTGTTCCAATGGCTGTCCAACAGGCAGGCTTCTTTCTTCAGCTGCATTGATGTCTACGGGTTCGGGGTCTACCTTATTTTCGAATGATAATTCTGCTTCAGTAAGCTGTTCTTCAAGCTGAATTCTATCATCCATCTCGCTTTGCTGCAGTTGCACACGCTTCTCAAGCAACCCCGTTGCTTTGCAAAAGCGATAGTAGAATCCATCCTCGTTTTGCAGTAGTTCTTCCAAATTCAGCTCGCTGTTCTTTGCATTGTAACTGAACAAATTATACCGAGTTGTTGGATCCGATGCAATCCGTTTTTGTTGCTCATCCAACTGGTGCTTTTGGTATCGGTTGTATTCTCCACGATAGGATGGCATGTAAGATTTGACGTTCATGTTGGGAATCGCATGTCCAAAAATACGCAGCGCCGCATTACATTTATGAGCTTCGTGGCCAAGTTTTGAGCATATACAGCATCCTTTTACCGCATGATTGATTTCAAACTTTTCGTTCAGTGGAACATTGTCCTCAGTCTAAATAATACGTAATAAAGGAAAAGGATTTCGACGCATTAGAAgcagaaagcaagaaaaacgcaTATTCACAAGCACTATGCAGCACTTACCGTACTATGATATCGGCGCCAAAGATCCGGACAGTTTCGTTGAGAATGGCCGCGTACACCACATGTATAGCAAGTGATGTCAACTTCACGAGAACACGCcttacatcctcgaacaaagtGCCGCGTTTTGGCACCACActggaagcaaacaaaatgctcAAATATACTTCTTGTTTAAGCAACGATTTGATTTATTCTTTTCTTACCATCAAGCATATGGTTTTTGGGCAGCGCGGTTCCAGGTGGCCGACGTCGCCACACATGTAGCAAATGGAAGGTTTGGGTCTATTGCGACATCTATATTTGATGTGACCACGATCACCACAATTGGTGCAAGTGGACTCCTTCCTGGGTGGGTCAGGGTACCGATCCTTTTGCACTATAAACCAAAGATTGGGATCGCCTACAATGTGaacagaggaaaaaaatccaataaacAACGTCTGTTTTTGTCTTACTTTACGATACTCACGTGGCATGCTTTCCAAGACGGAGTCTAATGTgaaatttccttccatccatGGTTCATTGTAGAACAGTGTCATTTCTTCATTCCACGCGAACGCGTGATCTgtggcttgtgtttttttgtgatggTTGCTGGAATCTATTGAAGTATTCAAGTGGTTCGCATCGATGATTTGAACAATGTCATCATCCGATTCACTGATGACTTCGCAGATGGAAGTAGTCCGCTCCTGGGTTGAGTTCTGTTTTTTCTGTTGCGCTTGTGGCAAAGACTGACATTCATTTTGCTCTTTATCCTTAACACTGTCCGCGCTTGACGGGAGCGAAGTAGCAGCCCCCAATCTTCCatcttttagttttttctttttcttcacagATTCCACAGGCGTAACTGATTGTCGTTTTTCGGAACGGGTAGCTTTCTTATGAGTTGCTGCTTCACTATCCGCCATCATAGAATCAACTTCTAATGGCACtttcttggtttttttcgttttcttgcgAACAGGTTTTTGTTGGAGAGCAAGGGTTGCTTCATTAGTTACTGATAATCCCATATCAGGCTGCTGTTCTCCTAGCTCCatatcatcgtcgtcatcttcGGAATCCGATACGGCCCGGACAATGTCCGTCAGCAGGCAAGCAAAATCTTCGTCGGAAAAAGTTTCCGAGttgtatttctttcttttaagatcagcccttttttttggattcTTTGCCGATGGCTGTTTTTCATTAggtttgctctttttgttgAAACACTCGTTGTAATCGCTTTCAGATGAAATATCAACCATTTCATCTAACAACGATGTTGTTAGTTGTTTGGATGAATGTTCTGTTAAATTTGCTGGTGAATCATTGGTGGCAGTTTTATCCAATCCGCTAGAAGAAGCCGCTTTACCTGGTAGTAAAGAAATGTCATAATCACTCTCAGAAGATACATTGTCTTCTACAAATGACAGATGATGTCTTTTAGGGGATCTAGCTTTGGAATCAGTTACCAGAAGATTAATACAATGCTCTGACAATGTTGAGCTAGATGTGACGGTATCGCTGTTCTTTgctttagttttctttttagcGGATCCTGTGCGAGAATTTTTAGATTGAAACTGCTTGCAGGTCAGTTCCAACGCTAAACTTACAGGCGATTTGCATCtagttttcgattttccggaCAGTCGTTTCGCAATACTCTCACTCCCAACACCGGTTACTGGGGTAGAGACTGCCTCTTGAGATGCTTTTGCCACTTTTGCCTTTGCGGGAGTTTTTTTAGATGcgttgtcattttttttgctcttagTGATACCAATGGCGTCTGCCTCTCCAACTAAAGCAGGCCTTGTAAGGGACGAAATTTCTTTACCACACTCGTGAGTTCGCTTTTCTTGATCAGTGGAGCCACTTGTACAAATCGTATCTTCCGAAGAAATAGAGGGAGCGCGTTCACGTCGCATCGGGCAAGTTTCTTTGTTCGGCTTCCCTGAAACAGAATGATGAATTCCTTTCATCGAACATTCAAGCTCATCATCGTTTGGTATGCTTTCGGTAAAGCTTTCATTCAACCGACAACGATCGTGCTGCCCGATGAAATCATCCGACAAGATCGAACTGTTGGAGGGACTAAGGCAGCGTGGCGAAACGGAGGTAGGgagtttcttgtttttccttttcttatTTGCCTTCGGAAGCGCAAAACTATCACGAGCCGCCTCTTCATCACTACAGTCGATGCAGATTTGAAGTGGGGGCGGTGCAGGTATTATTTCAACCTCGTCCGTTTCGCCATCGGACGAAAGCGGAACATCGGTTGAAGCTTGATGCACTGTTCGCGAGCGGCATTCGTCATCCGATGAATCCAGCGTGATTTGTGCAACGATATGTTGCTGTCGTTTACGTGCTCGCACTTGGttagcttttgctttttttgagCCCATGATTTGCatggcattttctttcctaTCTTTGTTAACTAGCTTCATTAAgctggataattttttgttcactGCCTGGACAGGATGCGaactttgttttttctttttcaagtCTAATCCTGATGTTTTACGAGAAAACTTTTGTATCACCTGCTGTTCCGAGGTGTTTGCATTATCAGTTACTGTTTCAACATGAGATGAATCAGTTTCGTTAATACATGGATTCGATGTGTGGTTGAGTAATGATTGATACGGCGCTAGAAACATCTTAGGTTCGTTGCTGGTTCGCTGAGCAGCTACCAAATCTGTAGGCTGTTTTGTATCCATGGTTGGTTTGTTATTGTGGTATGGTTTTGGTATACTTGGTGGCTGCAATTGATCTTTCGATACACTGGTAGAAGTAGTCCAGTATCGCTTCTTATTCAACGCTAGGTTTGTTTGCCCATTATTAACTACAAATGTTCGAGAAACGACGCGTGGAAATGGTACAGGAATCGATGCAGTACTCGGCACTAAACTTGGATCTTCATAAGAACCATGATGAATAGAAGAGTAAAGTTGTTCCTCAAGTGTAGCCAACTGTCGCTCTTCGAGATCCTGATAGTTAAGATAAATAAATCCATTCGTAAAGTTAGATTTCATTGACTGCTATTTCACCAGTTAACTTACCATTTCAACGCAACGTTGAGAAACGAATGGGACTACTAGATAATGTAATATAAAACCCACAATGTAATGTTTTTATTAACCTAAActaaaatacaatttattgGATCACCACATTTTGTTATTCACACGCGGAAAATGAAAGACAATAGTATGTCACTGTGACAGCATGTGCTGTGTCAAAACTGCTGCCGGCAGATTCTCTGCTACAGTAACATCACGAtcattaattgaatttcacgTTACTATGGAGACAGCTGAATAATACGGTTATTCGTTTATAATTCAGATAATGTGTTTTAATATGCTTTTAACTTACAGTTATCGCAGGTTGTAGAATGATCAACTTTTACAAATCTGCCTGTTGTGACAAGAGTATTGTAAACAATAATGATCTAAATATTCAACACGCGTTTGAATACTAAACTCGAATACTTAGATACCATCTCAGATACAATATTATGGAACTAGTTTACTTCGATATTCTTTGTGGcttatttaaattatgtaaaaggaaagacaaacaaaagtatgcgCAACTTACAAAACTTTCGAATTCATTCTTACAATCAATATTTAGTATGATGGCCGATTCTTATACCGATGTCGCTGTTGATGCTATAGAATCAAGCAAATCAAATAACAATGCCGCTGAAGAACAGTACAATAACCAACTATAAGCAAACATTGTGATAGTTTCATCATACTGAAACTAAGGATAAGCTCGGTTTTATTGAACGATGCATGTGATATTCGCATACCATGCTGCTAGTAAAAATTATGATCAAATATCGTTTGCAAAATTGCAAATATATAAAATTCGGGTTTACACATgctcgaaaattgcatttataatcatttattcaatttttttgcgtttggtttCGACAAATAATGAAACTAAATAATTAGAATTTATTCTAAGTAGATGTTTCCTTGCTCGGGTCCATTATACGTGGCTTTTGTTGGTATCGTGTTTATGAATAACGGTGCCTGCTAGAAACTACTCCGAGGTATACGTTAGGAGCTAGGCATTAAGTTTAGGTTTGCGTCGTAGGCTGTGCTTCCTGCTCGGTGCAAGTCGTAGCATTGTCACTGGGGAGTGATTCCGTGATGGCCAACCACGGCAGGCGTTTCTGGAGCTCGATACGGTATCTTGGGTGGCTGATGGCATACACGTAGGGATCTAAGCAAGCCACAAACTTGCAGGCGCATGCTGGGAACATAGTGACCCCTGGAGTGAGTAGGCTTTTATCGCCGAATGCTCCAATCAGAGCCAACACAGCATATGGTGTCCAGGAAGCTACGAAAAGGAAGCATACGGTGATGGCCGCCTTAGCAATTCGGATTTCCACGGAGGAATCATTTTTGGCTTGATTCGATCGTAGCGATTCCACGTTCATCTTCTTTGCTTGCTCACGCAACGATTTCTCATGGTTGACCACGTGGCTTACAATTTGGCTATAGTAGTAAATGATGAGACTCATCGGTAGTACATAGCTGAAGGTGAAAATCGATCCCACGAATAATCGAGTGTCGAACGTGCCGGACAGGTAATCGAATGAGCAAGCAGTAAGGAAACCCTCtggaatagaaaataaatcatttgaaTTAGAACGTTGCTCATGAGTTCGTCACAAATGATGAATTCGTGGAATAAAATAAGACTCTTAAACAAACTGTCGCAAATTTAAGTCGAGCTGGTATGCGGTATAAACAGTACTGAACTTTGCAATATAATCAGCGTTAAGAGGGAGAAAGTAgatgagaaagagaaagaaaatgtcaAAACAAGGTTGATTTTCATGGAGTGAGCATACTGTAAAAGTTATAAGTTAAAATAATTAGGTGCAAATATTCAAGTATGCTCAGACCAATCAGAGCAGGTAGATTGTCTACTCCCACCAATTCCACGGAATAGTACGGAGATTCCAGAATGTGCGGAATCCTGTGCTAAACCGTGGTATAATTTCATACACGCAGaacgcgaaaaagaagaagctaaGAAAGTAGGAAGAAGTGATACGTAAATAAAAGGATTTGATTCGGGAGTAAGTGTTCTGCTGTGCTGTTGTGCGGGCGAAAGGCCATTCCAAAGCCCCCAGACACCATCCATCAAAAATCGACCAAGCAACCAATCAACTAACCAATCCTGCGTTCCGTCCGCATTCCTTGTGAAAGAATCATTAAATAGAAACGTGGGGGTAACCACGGATCGCAGTGCATGCTGACGGTGGCGACGACGTTTGGAAAGAGCCCGAGTTCGCACACGGAAGACGCAGGAGACACAAACATGTCCAACAAACTGAACAACCCGAAGCGCCGTGAGGTGACGGGGTCATCGTCATCCAACTCCTCGATATCGTCCGTTGGCGCGGGGGACAGCGGGATTTCGGCCGATCTGGCCTCCCTGTTCGAGTGTCCGGTATGTTTTGATTACGTGCTGCCTCCTATATTACAGTGCCAGAGTGGCCATCTCGTGTGCACTAGCTGTCGGTCGAAGCTGACCTGTTGCCCGACTTGTCGCGGCTCGCTGGGAAATATTCGCAATCTAGCAATGGAGAAGGTTGCATCGAACGTAAAGTTTCCTTGCAAACACTCGAACCACGGCTGCACAATATCCCTCGTGTACACGGAGAAAGCGGAACACGAGGAGGCGTGCGAGTTCCGGCCGTATCTGTGCCCATGTCCCGGGGCATCCTGCAAGTGGCAGGGATCGCTAGATTTTGTAATGCCCCACTTGATGATGTCACACAAGAGCATTACGACGCTGCAGGGTGAGGACATCGTATTCCTGGCCACCGATATTAACCTCCCGGGTGCGGTCGATTGGGTGATGATGCAGTCGTGCTTTGGGCACCACTTCATGCTGGTTTTGGAGAAGCAGGAAAAGTACGACGGCC encodes:
- the LOC128724633 gene encoding uncharacterized protein LOC128724633, producing MDLEERQLATLEEQLYSSIHHGSYEDPSLVPSTASIPVPFPRVVSRTFVVNNGQTNLALNKKRYWTTSTSVSKDQLQPPSIPKPYHNNKPTMDTKQPTDLVAAQRTSNEPKMFLAPYQSLLNHTSNPCINETDSSHVETVTDNANTSEQQVIQKFSRKTSGLDLKKKKQSSHPVQAVNKKLSSLMKLVNKDRKENAMQIMGSKKAKANQVRARKRQQHIVAQITLDSSDDECRSRTVHQASTDVPLSSDGETDEVEIIPAPPPLQICIDCSDEEAARDSFALPKANKKRKNKKLPTSVSPRCLSPSNSSILSDDFIGQHDRCRLNESFTESIPNDDELECSMKGIHHSVSGKPNKETCPMRRERAPSISSEDTICTSGSTDQEKRTHECGKEISSLTRPALVGEADAIGITKSKKNDNASKKTPAKAKVAKASQEAVSTPVTGVGSESIAKRLSGKSKTRCKSPVSLALELTCKQFQSKNSRTGSAKKKTKAKNSDTVTSSSTLSEHCINLLVTDSKARSPKRHHLSFVEDNVSSESDYDISLLPGKAASSTNLTEHSSKQLTTSLLDEMVDISSESDYNECFNKKSKPNEKQPSAKNPKKRADLKRKKYNSETFSDEDFACLLTDIVRAVSDSEDDDDDMELGEQQPDMGLSVTNEATLALQQKPVRKKTKKTKKVPLEVDSMMADSEAATHKKATRSEKRQSVTPVESVKKKKKLKDGRLGAATSLPSSADSVKDKEQNECQSLPQAQQKKQNSTQERTTSICEVISESDDDIVQIIDANHLNTSIDSSNHHKKTQATDHAFAWNEEMTLFYNEPWMEGNFTLDSVLESMPRDPNLWFIVQKDRYPDPPRKESTCTNCGDRGHIKYRCRNRPKPSICYMCGDVGHLEPRCPKTICLMCGAKTRHFVRGCKACSREVDITCYTCGVRGHSQRNCPDLWRRYHSTTEDNVPLNEKFEINHAVKGCCICSKLGHEAHKCNAALRIFGHAIPNMNVKSYMPSYRGEYNRYQKHQLDEQQKRIASDPTTRYNLFSYNAKNSELNLEELLQNEDGFYYRFCKATGLLEKRVQLQQSEMDDRIQLEEQLTEAELSFENKVDPEPVDINAAEERSLPVGQPLEQTSNNVQQSNDENLIKQPCNVSVVEENSNYSFSEFLTEETDVDGVHSGGNEKNETELSAPVAEDECAPVADKELAPVAEDIAQDTHVAASFIPLDNNTNAPQGVIVSKPDDPAISKVCDARIFLTKAHAQVLLSPKGAEYMNEACKKFAVKVHITFESIGNIVLVSGIPEDQNRFHTDLISYLTGTDKSATDKKEIKMNLNHMPRLCYKMEHFIRNHMKPLSSNLDVHLLLKQYEETSNDLSDKIRKTRRRKLNIALFGQYGMREGRKHMNFLRAQLKWCSQADSMTVLSASHRNEIAEAIQYIFSSMDHSDYTQIVKEYEELSKSKKLQAFTWKGFEMPAHLLGKKTNTFGGTRRFDKQGNNFSSSNNANCPPNGLILNTCDQLIDPVRLSLLDGMTQFGQASVYNPFPYETEHHPHHHQRNGNFPSYETEQRYTNYDQGVWRNNRTPKRNQYRWYRNSNSNENKTDSVDLSRLADRAHNLRLKEMDFLEGLERFLQ
- the LOC128727130 gene encoding E3 ubiquitin-protein ligase sina is translated as MLTVATTFGKSPSSHTEDAGDTNMSNKLNNPKRREVTGSSSSNSSISSVGAGDSGISADLASLFECPVCFDYVLPPILQCQSGHLVCTSCRSKLTCCPTCRGSLGNIRNLAMEKVASNVKFPCKHSNHGCTISLVYTEKAEHEEACEFRPYLCPCPGASCKWQGSLDFVMPHLMMSHKSITTLQGEDIVFLATDINLPGAVDWVMMQSCFGHHFMLVLEKQEKYDGHQQFYAIVQLIGSRKEAENFAYRLELNGNRRRLTWEAMPRSIHEGVASAILNSDCLVFDTSIAQLFADNGNLGINVTISVV